Part of the Candidatus Latescibacter sp. genome is shown below.
CTGTCAAGCCTCAGCCGAAGGCTGACTTGCTTGGGCTTGACAGCAACTAACAACATATTTCGAATAGGGTTGGATTGAGATCATTTCCTCAATGCAACCCTTGTAAGTAAATTTCTTAACCAACTCTTTTGGAGAAGAACCAAATAAATAAACTAATCCGAATCCATTCAATATTCCAACGGCTACCTTGGGGAGAAATGTCCATGGAAGATGAGGCGAGAAGAACAGGCAACGACCATCGAAATCAGGAAATCTCAGTAAGCGATGGAAAACGAAGGGTTTCCGAAGAGCGTCGCGCCGTAGTGAAAGACGCCGACCGAATCATCGAGTTTATGAAAAAAATCCCCCTTTTCAAAGGTTTTTCCACCGAACACTTCAAACAGATTTTAAACATCTGCTCGCTTAAAATAATCCCAAAAGATTCCTACCTCTGCCATGAAGGAGACGAGGCGAGTGAATTATTCATCCTTGCGAAAGGCAGGCTCAAGGTAATAACCCATGGAGACACACTGCTGAAATTTATTTTTCCGATGGAACTGGTCGGTGAAATCGGGGTTTTTACCAATGTAAGGAGATCGGCCTCCCTTCTCGCTACAGAAGATAGCACCGTAATCAGGATACATAAAACCGAACTCTTCCGCATTCTTAAAAACGACAGCATGTTGAGCAACATCCTTCTCCTGAATGTGATTCAGGATCTTGCAGATAAACTTCAGGAAGACAATCAAATCATTGAAGAATTACGAAACAAAAAACGTACCCTCGTGCTCTGATATTTACTCCTGCAACTCAACGAAAAGCGAGGAAGCTGTTTTCATGAGAGCTTTGATTCTCCAGGGAAGCGAAAAACCAGGCGCGCTTCCCGATAATGTTACCGCCATCCTCACCAGGGTGCTGGCCGATCAAGGATGGCAGACCGACCTGTGCAATCTCCGTGAGCTTGATATTGCGCCCTGCATGGGATGTTTCGGATGCTGGACAAGAACGCCCGGCATCTGCACGATCAACGACTATGCGCGCGAAATTGCCCGTCTGATGGTTCAGAGCAGCTTGATGGCGCTGGTGACTCCGGTAACCTTCGGGGGATATTCCTCGGAATTGAAAAAAGCGCTGGACCGGTTGATACCGAACATTTTACCTTTTTTTACCGAAGTCAACGGTGAAATACATCATCTTCCCCGGTATGACCGCTACCCTGCTCTCCTGGCTTTGGGAATCCTTCCCCAAAAAGACCCGGAGGCGGAAGAGATATTCTCACACCTTGTCTCGCGGAATGCCATCAACACAAACAGTCCCGCTCATACCAGCCTTTTCATATATGAACACCAGACCCCGGATGAAATGAAAGAACAGATCTCCGGGGCCTTGATTCTCATGGGATATTCCGATGAACGATCATAAGAAAGTTCTTCTCCTGGTCGGCAGCCCCCGCGGGCAAAAGAGCGTTTCGTTTTCGTTGGGAAACTACCTGCTCAACCGCCTTGCAGAAAAAGAATTCCGGACGGAAATCCTCTATCCGCACCGTATGCTCAATTCGGAAAGGGGACTCGCCGCTCTTTTCCAAGCCCTGGAAAACGCGGACATAATCATTCTCGTCAGCCCCCTGTATGTGGACAGCTCCCCGGCTCCTGTCATCAGAACGATGGAACTCATCCATTCCCACAGGTCAGCTTTTCTTGGAAACAAACCGATCCGGTTTCTTGCCATATCGAACTGCGGATTTCCGGAACCTGGGCATAACGCGGCAGCCTCGGCGATCTACCGGCGTTTCGCTTCCGAATCGGGGTTTCAGTGGGCCGGATGCCTGACAGTAGGAGGCGGAGGATCCCTCGATGGAAAACCTCTTGAACAGGCCGGGAGCAAGGCTAAAATACTCCGGGAGGCGCTCGACCTCATCGCAGTCTCTCTGGCCGAAGGCGGAATCATTCCCCCGGAAGCGGATGCTCTCCTGTCCAAACCTTTTATGCCGATCTGGCTGTATACTCTGGTCGGAAACATGATGTTCAAGTGGGAGGCGCGTAAAAACGGGGTGAGGAATCAGATGAAAAATAGACCGTACAAAGAAATCTGAAGGATGAAATCTGAAATTGCAAATCTTCCGAGGTTTTTCAAAAGTCGTGTTATATGGAAAAAAGAAAACGAGTTTTTTTTACTACAGCCCCCTATCCCTCGATCCCTTGCCGCTTCGCGGGAACGATGAAACCGTTTACCCTCTGAAGGGGGAAAGGGAAGTCGTTGCTCCACAGTCTGTTCCTGCCCCCTCCGGGGGAAGGATGTCCGAAGGACACGGGGTCCCTGCTCGTACGAAGTACGTGCAGGGTAGATTGAAGGGGGCTGCTTCCAAAAATCTCGACTTTTGCAATTGGCTCGTATGTTTTGCCCACCTGGCGGGCAGGAACAATACTTTCACTGCATTCGCGTGCCCGCGGTAGGGTCAAACAAGCGTATCTGCGCGCTTCAAGAACACTTCTGCTCAAGGCATCCTGGACACTGGTGAGCGCGGCAAATATCTCTTCGTTTTTAAATCGCCGCTGCCAGAAATATCGGAAGACCACCCATCCCGGTAATCGGCTGATCGGTAAGTTCATACTCGAACGGGAGAATTTGGCTTTTTTTCATTTTGCACCTGCAAGGTGTGTGAATCCCAAAATATAGTTTATCATAACACATTGCAATATATAGTATTTATACAAATAATGCAAGTACTTTCTATAAAATTATCGCCGGATTGGGGTAATCTGGCGACCCCCTATATTTTTTAAACAATATTTTGTAACTCTTTATGATGCTTATCGTTCCACGAAAATATGTTTATGAAAATATTATCGGGTTAATGCAAATCCCCCCTGTCCTTCGGACATCCCCCCTTATTAAGGGGGGAATCATATTGGCAGGCAGCCTAAACCCCCTTATTAAGGGGGTCGCCGCTTTATGCGGCGGGGGGATTTTGCCTAAAGAGAAGATAAGTGATATGGTATTTCTGTTGCCGAATAAAAAATGGGGTATCGCTGGATTGGGGTAAAAACTTGACATTATATTTATAAGTAATTATTATAAACTGGTATGTGAAACTCTGCAAGACCACTTTGCAGATACAGCCCTGCTGTTCACCTTTTCGGAAAAGGAGTGGATTATATTGAAACGGATAGATGTAATCGCATGCATTCTGGCGGTTCTCACAGTCGGGGCGCCGGTATTGACTGTCGCGGAAGGCAACTCGGTTCTCGATTTCACCATGAAGAGTATCGACGGCCAGGACATATCGCTCTCAACCTACCGCGGCAAAGTGCTCATGATCATCAACGTCGCCAGCAAATGCGGCCTGACACCCCAGTATAAGGGGCTCGAAGCGCTCTACGAGAAATACGGGGAACAGGGGCTGGTGATTCTCGGTTTCCCTGCGAACAACTTCGGCGCGCAGGAACCGGGGACGAACGAGGAAATCAGGCAATTCTGCACCCTTACCTACGGAGTGAAGTTCCCCATGTTCGCCAAGATTTCGGTCAAAGGCGAGGACATCCATCCTCTCTACACCTTTTTGACCGGGGAAAAAACCAACCCGAAGTTCGCCGGCGACATCAAGTGGAACTTCACCAAGTTCCTCGTCGATCGGTCGGGAAAGGTGATCAACCGCTTCGAGCCGAAGGTTACGCCCGACAGCGATGAAATAGTCAAAGCGGTCGAGGCCGCGCTGGCGGCAAAATAGCCGCGCTGAAAGGGACTATGCCTCTGTGCCTTTGTCCCTTTGTGCCTCGTATTTTCAGGGCTATTCCCCTTTTTCCAGCAGGTACTGTTTGAAGAAATCGAGGTCCGTCAGCTCCATCAGTATTCCGGTAAGGAGGCCATACCGGCCCTCTTTCCGGTCCATCGCAGGAATGCATCCCATGGCGGTCAGTATCTCGTCATCGAGGTCTTTCACCGGGAAGTGATAGGTTATATCGAGGTGATCACCCAACTCATCGGAAAAAATATCAAGTTTCAGCGGGTCGCGGTTATTCCCTCCGGCGGTGTGGACCACCTCCATCAGGTCGGCGGCGAAGGAGCCGAGACCGTACTTGATCCATTCGGTGGGGCCGATGAAAGTACGGCAGGAAGTTTTTCCGCCCGCTCCGTTCTTTACAATCAGGTTGAGCCTGATACGGTAGGCGAGAATGCGGATGAACAGACGGGCGATTGTATCGGAAGGCGAGCGGCCGTAGCCCTCGGAGGGCGGCTCGAAATAGAGGCGGGTCTTCCAGAGCACATTCATGAGGAACCAGGTCATGGCTTCGGGGCTTGAGCTGACTATCTTTTCAAAATGCCCGATGGGCACGATGAATACCTCGGCGTCGGTCTGGGGACGGATGTTTTTGCTCTTGATGTAGAAGGGATGGGAAGCCACCTGTGCGT
Proteins encoded:
- a CDS encoding cyclic nucleotide-binding domain-containing protein, whose product is MEDEARRTGNDHRNQEISVSDGKRRVSEERRAVVKDADRIIEFMKKIPLFKGFSTEHFKQILNICSLKIIPKDSYLCHEGDEASELFILAKGRLKVITHGDTLLKFIFPMELVGEIGVFTNVRRSASLLATEDSTVIRIHKTELFRILKNDSMLSNILLLNVIQDLADKLQEDNQIIEELRNKKRTLVL
- a CDS encoding NAD(P)H-dependent oxidoreductase is translated as MRALILQGSEKPGALPDNVTAILTRVLADQGWQTDLCNLRELDIAPCMGCFGCWTRTPGICTINDYAREIARLMVQSSLMALVTPVTFGGYSSELKKALDRLIPNILPFFTEVNGEIHHLPRYDRYPALLALGILPQKDPEAEEIFSHLVSRNAINTNSPAHTSLFIYEHQTPDEMKEQISGALILMGYSDERS
- a CDS encoding NAD(P)H-dependent oxidoreductase, whose translation is MNDHKKVLLLVGSPRGQKSVSFSLGNYLLNRLAEKEFRTEILYPHRMLNSERGLAALFQALENADIIILVSPLYVDSSPAPVIRTMELIHSHRSAFLGNKPIRFLAISNCGFPEPGHNAAASAIYRRFASESGFQWAGCLTVGGGGSLDGKPLEQAGSKAKILREALDLIAVSLAEGGIIPPEADALLSKPFMPIWLYTLVGNMMFKWEARKNGVRNQMKNRPYKEI
- a CDS encoding glutathione peroxidase gives rise to the protein MKRIDVIACILAVLTVGAPVLTVAEGNSVLDFTMKSIDGQDISLSTYRGKVLMIINVASKCGLTPQYKGLEALYEKYGEQGLVILGFPANNFGAQEPGTNEEIRQFCTLTYGVKFPMFAKISVKGEDIHPLYTFLTGEKTNPKFAGDIKWNFTKFLVDRSGKVINRFEPKVTPDSDEIVKAVEAALAAK